In the Kitasatospora terrestris genome, one interval contains:
- a CDS encoding iron-containing alcohol dehydrogenase family protein, with translation MPVLTRLLPSPVFVEIRPRALESLGGILADGRLSSSGRIAVAISPGSGRALRERLEPVLPGADWYDVADGTLDGAVRLAEAMRGGHYDALVGLGGGKIIDAAKYAAARVGLPVVAVATNLAHDGICSPVSILDNDAGRGSYGVPSPIGIVVDLEVVAKAPKRFVAAGIGDVLSNISACADWELSQRETGEPVDGLAVAMARSAAENLLRHPGGLEDQDLLTSLAEALVLSGIAMNIAGSTRPSSGACHEISHALDLLYPKRSAQHGEQVGLGAAFASHLRGERELTGRMVDRLRFHNLPVTADQIGFTEAEFTDAVHYAPNTRPGRFTILEHLDLSPSDIRDAYADYVQAVNS, from the coding sequence GTGCCGGTACTGACCCGCCTGCTGCCGTCCCCGGTCTTCGTCGAGATCCGCCCGCGCGCCCTGGAGTCGCTCGGCGGCATCCTCGCGGACGGCCGGCTGTCCAGCTCCGGGCGGATAGCGGTGGCGATCAGCCCGGGCTCCGGGCGGGCGCTGCGCGAGCGCCTGGAGCCGGTGCTGCCGGGCGCGGACTGGTACGACGTGGCCGACGGCACCCTGGACGGGGCGGTCCGGCTGGCGGAGGCGATGCGCGGGGGCCACTACGACGCCCTGGTGGGCCTCGGCGGCGGTAAGATCATCGACGCGGCGAAGTACGCGGCCGCCCGGGTCGGTCTGCCGGTCGTCGCGGTGGCCACCAACCTCGCGCACGACGGCATCTGCTCGCCGGTCTCCATCCTGGACAACGACGCCGGCCGGGGCTCCTACGGGGTGCCCAGCCCGATCGGGATCGTGGTCGACCTGGAGGTCGTCGCCAAGGCCCCGAAGCGCTTCGTCGCGGCCGGGATCGGCGACGTGCTGTCCAACATCTCGGCCTGCGCGGACTGGGAGCTCTCCCAGCGGGAGACCGGCGAGCCGGTGGACGGGCTGGCCGTCGCGATGGCCCGCTCGGCGGCCGAGAACCTGCTCCGCCACCCCGGCGGGCTGGAGGACCAGGACCTGCTGACATCGCTGGCGGAGGCCCTGGTACTGTCCGGCATCGCGATGAACATCGCCGGCAGCACCAGGCCTTCGTCGGGCGCCTGCCACGAGATCTCGCATGCCCTGGACCTGCTCTACCCCAAGCGGTCCGCCCAGCACGGCGAGCAGGTCGGCCTCGGCGCGGCCTTCGCGAGCCACCTGCGGGGCGAGCGCGAGCTGACCGGCCGGATGGTGGACCGCCTGCGGTTCCACAACCTGCCGGTGACCGCCGATCAGATCGGTTTCACCGAGGCGGAGTTCACCGATGCGGTGCACTACGCTCCGAACACCCGCCCGGGGCGCTTCACCATCCTCGAGCACCTCGACCTCTCCCCTTCCGACATCAGGGACGCGTACGCCGACTATGTCCAAGCAGTCAACAGCTGA
- a CDS encoding ABC transporter ATP-binding protein — protein MADAALYKEETAVDAQRAKVPTVIVDDVHIVYKVHGAGAGKGSATSALSRIITRKKAPTIREVHAVRGISFTAYKGEAVGLIGSNGSGKSTMLAAIAGLLPTERGGIYTNGQPSLLGVNAALMDDLTGERNVVLGCLAMGMSPAEVRERYQGVVDFSGINEKGDFISLPMRTYSSGMGARLRFSIAAAKTHDVLLIDEALATGDQAFQNRSKRRIEELRKEAGTVFLVSHDNNSIRETCERTIWIEHGELVMDGHTDEVVRMYEKGERP, from the coding sequence GTGGCTGATGCAGCTCTGTACAAGGAGGAGACCGCGGTGGACGCCCAGCGGGCCAAGGTGCCGACGGTGATCGTGGACGACGTCCACATCGTCTACAAGGTGCACGGCGCGGGCGCCGGCAAGGGCAGCGCCACCTCGGCGCTGAGCCGGATCATCACCCGCAAGAAGGCGCCGACCATCCGCGAGGTGCACGCCGTGCGCGGGATCAGCTTCACCGCGTACAAGGGTGAGGCGGTCGGCCTGATCGGGTCCAACGGCTCCGGCAAGTCGACCATGCTGGCGGCCATCGCCGGCCTGCTGCCGACCGAGCGGGGCGGCATCTACACCAACGGCCAGCCCTCGCTGCTGGGTGTGAACGCGGCGCTGATGGACGACCTGACCGGTGAGCGCAACGTGGTGCTGGGCTGCCTGGCGATGGGCATGAGCCCGGCCGAGGTGCGCGAGCGCTACCAGGGCGTCGTCGACTTCTCCGGCATCAACGAGAAGGGCGACTTCATCTCGCTGCCGATGCGCACCTACTCCTCCGGCATGGGCGCCCGCCTGCGGTTCTCCATCGCGGCGGCCAAGACCCACGACGTGCTGCTGATCGACGAGGCGCTGGCCACCGGTGACCAGGCCTTCCAGAACCGCTCCAAGCGGCGGATCGAGGAGCTGCGCAAGGAGGCCGGTACGGTCTTCCTGGTCAGCCACGACAACAACTCGATCCGCGAGACCTGCGAGCGGACCATCTGGATCGAGCACGGCGAGCTGGTGATGGACGGGCACACCGACGAGGTGGTCCGGATGTACGAGAAGGGCGAGCGCCCCTGA
- a CDS encoding HdeD family acid-resistance protein: protein MGDGAEAEAAMRRGARVADGRDGTATVPEAGLRRGFGALAVLGVVLVGAAVFGLLYTAFATLTSVLLFGWLLLIGGAVGLVHAVLGRKGNFFWLGAAVAALNIAAGLVMIARPDEAAEALTLFAALLFLSAGAFRLVGGVVVRGPQFGWTLALGALDLVIGVLVLKEWPSSSRYALGVFFSLALLFDGLALVSIGVGGRRVIGMVDDARRAAEPEPGTQPEPQPEPQPGAAAGPGPAPAPGSGGAPWPDLEKPAPPAQSDQQTG, encoded by the coding sequence GTGGGCGACGGTGCGGAGGCGGAGGCGGCGATGCGACGGGGTGCGCGGGTGGCGGACGGGCGGGACGGTACGGCGACCGTGCCGGAGGCGGGGCTGCGGCGCGGTTTCGGGGCGCTGGCGGTGCTGGGGGTGGTGCTGGTCGGGGCGGCGGTGTTCGGGTTGCTGTACACGGCGTTCGCGACGCTGACGAGCGTGCTGCTGTTCGGCTGGCTGCTGCTGATCGGCGGCGCGGTGGGGCTGGTGCACGCGGTGCTCGGGCGGAAGGGGAACTTCTTCTGGCTCGGGGCGGCGGTGGCGGCGCTGAACATCGCGGCGGGCCTGGTGATGATCGCCCGCCCGGACGAGGCGGCGGAGGCGCTGACCCTGTTCGCGGCGCTGCTGTTCCTGAGCGCGGGCGCGTTCCGGCTGGTGGGCGGGGTGGTGGTGCGCGGGCCGCAGTTCGGCTGGACGCTGGCGCTGGGCGCGCTGGACCTGGTGATCGGCGTGCTGGTGCTGAAGGAGTGGCCGAGCAGCTCGCGGTACGCGCTGGGGGTGTTCTTCTCGCTGGCGCTGCTGTTCGACGGCCTGGCGCTGGTGAGCATCGGGGTGGGCGGCCGCCGGGTGATCGGCATGGTGGACGACGCCCGGCGCGCCGCCGAGCCGGAGCCCGGGACGCAACCGGAACCGCAACCGGAACCGCAGCCGGGGGCCGCTGCCGGGCCCGGGCCGGCGCCCGCGCCCGGCAGCGGTGGGGCGCCGTGGCCGGACCTGGAGAAGCCGGCGCCGCCCGCGCAGTCGGACCAGCAGACCGGGTGA
- a CDS encoding CDP-alcohol phosphatidyltransferase family protein: MLQRRSAEHWAGRLYMRKISLRITRILSTVTAITPNGLTYLMMVTGILAGAALVVPGLAGAVLAALLIQVYLLLDCVDGEVARWRRQTSLTGVYLDRVGHYMSEAALLTGLGLRATDLFHQEGGAAHWEWAFLGTLAALGAILIKSETDLVDVARARSGMTAVEDSASVPRSAGVAKARRAASLLKFHRLVGAVEASLFILAAGIADAVQGGLFFTRLAVVVLAAIAMLQTVLHLLSIVLSSRLR; this comes from the coding sequence ATGCTCCAGCGCCGCAGCGCCGAGCACTGGGCCGGCCGCCTGTACATGCGGAAGATCTCGCTGCGGATCACCCGGATACTCTCGACGGTCACGGCGATCACGCCCAACGGCCTGACCTACCTGATGATGGTCACCGGCATCCTGGCCGGTGCCGCCCTGGTGGTGCCGGGTCTGGCGGGCGCCGTCCTGGCCGCCCTCCTGATCCAGGTCTACCTGCTGCTCGACTGCGTGGACGGCGAGGTGGCCCGCTGGCGCCGGCAGACCTCGCTCACCGGCGTCTACCTCGACCGGGTCGGCCACTACATGTCCGAGGCCGCACTGCTGACCGGCCTGGGCCTGCGCGCCACCGACCTGTTCCACCAGGAGGGCGGCGCCGCGCACTGGGAGTGGGCCTTCCTCGGCACGCTGGCCGCGCTCGGCGCGATCCTGATCAAGTCCGAGACCGACCTGGTGGACGTGGCCCGCGCCCGCAGCGGGATGACCGCCGTCGAGGACAGCGCCTCGGTGCCGCGCTCGGCCGGTGTGGCCAAGGCCCGCCGGGCCGCCTCGCTGCTGAAGTTCCACCGCCTGGTGGGCGCGGTGGAGGCCTCGCTGTTCATCCTGGCCGCCGGGATCGCCGACGCGGTGCAGGGCGGGCTGTTCTTCACCCGCCTGGCCGTGGTGGTGCTGGCCGCCATCGCGATGCTCCAGACCGTGCTGCACCTGCTGTCGATCGTCCTGTCGAGCAGGCTGCGATGA
- a CDS encoding phosphocholine cytidylyltransferase family protein, producing MIGLVLAAGAGRRLRPYTDTLPKALVPVDGERTVLDLTLGNFAEVGLREAAIVVGYRKEAVYDRKDALEQKYGVKLTLVENDKAEEWNNAYSLWCARDLFGEGLLLANGDTVHPASVQRTMLDGNDRLIKEGAAPGILLALDTVKKLADEEMKVVVDPELGMRRITKLMDPSEATGEYIGVTVINPSAGDALADALKATYERDPQLYYEDGYQEMVHRGLRIDVQPIGEVSWVEVDNHDDLNKAREIACRY from the coding sequence ATGATCGGCCTCGTTCTGGCCGCCGGCGCCGGCCGCCGGCTCCGGCCCTACACCGACACCCTGCCCAAGGCGCTGGTGCCGGTCGACGGGGAGCGGACGGTGCTGGACCTGACCCTCGGGAACTTCGCCGAGGTGGGTCTGCGCGAGGCCGCGATCGTGGTCGGCTACCGCAAGGAGGCCGTGTACGACCGCAAGGACGCGCTGGAGCAGAAGTACGGCGTCAAGCTCACCCTGGTCGAGAACGACAAGGCCGAGGAGTGGAACAACGCCTACTCGCTGTGGTGCGCCCGCGACCTGTTCGGCGAGGGCCTGCTGCTGGCCAACGGCGACACCGTGCACCCGGCCTCGGTGCAGCGCACCATGCTGGACGGCAACGACCGGCTGATCAAGGAGGGTGCCGCGCCCGGCATCCTGCTGGCGCTGGACACCGTGAAGAAGCTGGCCGACGAGGAGATGAAGGTCGTCGTCGACCCGGAGCTCGGCATGCGGCGGATCACCAAGCTGATGGACCCGTCCGAGGCGACCGGTGAGTACATCGGCGTCACCGTGATCAACCCGTCCGCCGGGGACGCGCTCGCCGACGCCCTCAAGGCGACCTACGAGCGCGACCCGCAGCTGTACTACGAGGACGGCTACCAGGAGATGGTCCACCGCGGCCTGCGGATCGACGTGCAGCCGATCGGCGAGGTGTCCTGGGTCGAGGTGGACAACCACGACGACCTGAACAAGGCGAGGGAGATCGCGTGCCGGTACTGA
- a CDS encoding glycosyltransferase family 2 protein, with amino-acid sequence MSDLKLGAVIITMGNRPAELNALIDSVRAQQGPAVELAVVANGAPLPALPAGVRTAELPENLGIPGGRNVGIELFGPDGRDVDVVLFLDDDGLLPRTDSAAILREAFAADPGLGIVSFRIADPETGTTQRRHVPRVRVGDPMRGSRVTTFLGGACAVRTAVFPQAGQLPAEFFYAHEETDLAWRALDAGWSIDYRPDVVLNHPATSPARHAAYFHNVARNRVWLARRNLPAPIVPLYLGTWLLLTLARRPSSDGLKAWLGGFRAGWSEPCGPRRPMRWSTVWRLTRLGRPPII; translated from the coding sequence ATGAGCGACCTCAAGCTCGGCGCCGTGATCATCACGATGGGCAACCGGCCGGCCGAACTGAACGCCCTGATCGACTCCGTCCGCGCCCAGCAGGGCCCGGCCGTCGAGCTGGCCGTGGTCGCCAACGGCGCCCCGCTGCCAGCCCTGCCGGCCGGGGTGCGCACCGCGGAGCTGCCGGAGAACCTCGGCATCCCGGGCGGGCGCAACGTCGGCATCGAGCTGTTCGGCCCGGACGGGCGCGACGTGGACGTGGTGCTCTTCCTGGACGACGACGGCCTGCTGCCGCGCACCGACTCCGCCGCGATCCTGCGCGAGGCCTTCGCGGCCGACCCGGGGCTCGGCATCGTCTCCTTCCGGATCGCCGACCCGGAGACCGGCACCACCCAGCGCCGGCACGTCCCCCGGGTCCGGGTGGGCGACCCGATGCGGGGCTCCCGGGTGACCACCTTCCTGGGCGGCGCCTGCGCGGTGCGCACCGCGGTCTTCCCGCAGGCCGGACAGCTGCCCGCGGAGTTCTTCTACGCCCACGAGGAGACCGACCTGGCCTGGCGCGCGCTGGACGCCGGCTGGTCGATCGACTACCGCCCGGACGTGGTGCTGAACCACCCGGCGACCTCCCCGGCCCGGCACGCCGCGTACTTCCACAACGTGGCCCGCAACCGGGTGTGGCTGGCCCGACGGAACCTTCCGGCCCCGATCGTGCCTCTCTACCTGGGGACGTGGTTGCTGCTCACGCTGGCCCGCCGTCCGTCGTCCGACGGGCTCAAGGCCTGGCTCGGCGGCTTCCGGGCCGGCTGGAGCGAACCCTGCGGGCCGCGCCGGCCGATGCGGTGGAGCACGGTCTGGCGCTTGACCAGACTCGGCAGACCGCCAATCATCTGA
- the hpnC gene encoding squalene synthase HpnC: MSASAKSDNQTDGATLEKADLENFPVAPSFLPAAWRTDLMAVYGFARLVDDAGDGDLADPAGVAALLGVDADPGQEGFRPALLDGLERDLDRVFEQALEPAAAPPRHPLMRDLVPTVRAHALTPEPFRNLIEANRVDQRATRYPAWADLRHYCTLSADPVGRLVLAIAGRATPERIELSDAICTGLQLVEHLQDVAEDLGRGRIYLPQESMARFGVTEADLAEPAASGPVRALIASEAARARTLLDRGAPLVGTVQGRLRLLLAGFTAGGYAALAAVEAAGFDVLAHQPKPDKRRLALKAAALFAKGR; the protein is encoded by the coding sequence GTGTCGGCTTCAGCCAAATCAGATAACCAGACAGACGGTGCCACGCTGGAGAAGGCGGACCTGGAGAACTTCCCGGTCGCCCCCTCCTTCCTGCCCGCCGCCTGGCGCACCGACCTGATGGCGGTCTACGGCTTCGCCCGCCTGGTCGACGACGCCGGCGACGGCGACCTGGCCGACCCGGCCGGCGTCGCCGCCCTGCTGGGCGTCGACGCCGACCCCGGGCAGGAGGGCTTCCGGCCCGCCCTGCTGGACGGCCTGGAGCGCGACCTGGACCGGGTCTTCGAGCAGGCCCTCGAACCGGCCGCCGCCCCGCCCCGGCACCCCCTGATGCGCGACCTGGTCCCCACCGTGCGGGCCCACGCGCTCACCCCCGAGCCGTTCCGGAACCTGATCGAGGCCAACCGGGTCGACCAGCGGGCCACCCGCTACCCCGCCTGGGCGGACCTGCGGCACTACTGCACGCTCTCGGCCGACCCGGTGGGCCGCCTGGTGCTCGCCATCGCGGGCCGCGCCACCCCCGAGCGGATCGAGCTCTCCGACGCGATCTGCACCGGCCTGCAGCTGGTCGAGCACCTCCAGGACGTCGCCGAGGACCTCGGCCGCGGCCGGATCTACCTGCCGCAGGAGTCCATGGCGCGGTTCGGCGTCACCGAGGCCGACCTGGCCGAGCCCGCGGCCAGTGGCCCGGTGCGGGCGCTGATCGCCTCGGAGGCGGCCCGCGCCCGGACCCTGCTCGACCGCGGGGCCCCGCTGGTCGGTACGGTTCAAGGCAGGCTCAGGCTGCTCCTGGCGGGATTCACCGCCGGCGGGTACGCCGCCCTGGCCGCCGTCGAGGCGGCCGGGTTCGACGTGCTCGCCCACCAGCCGAAGCCCGACAAGCGCCGCCTGGCACTCAAGGCGGCGGCACTCTTCGCGAAGGGAAGGTGA
- a CDS encoding ATP-binding protein, producing MERQTSGGAGPAVRRTAPGRVVERPGEGVWRFAAVSNDASVPRTRHAVRDRLLAQGMGGELYQELVDDLLLIVSELVSNAVTHAAVLSPEVSTELTIGDGRVRIAVEDGHPYRPKAQESDLGRLGGRGLLLVKSVTLQAGGVCDVERTADGGKVIWASLPLPEAADPEPEDGPDAAVDLDLWRH from the coding sequence GTGGAGCGACAGACCAGCGGCGGTGCCGGTCCTGCGGTCCGGCGGACGGCTCCGGGCCGGGTGGTGGAGCGGCCGGGCGAAGGGGTGTGGCGGTTCGCTGCGGTGTCGAACGACGCCTCGGTGCCGCGGACCAGACACGCGGTGCGGGACCGGCTGCTGGCGCAGGGGATGGGCGGCGAGCTCTACCAGGAGCTGGTGGACGACCTGCTGCTGATCGTCTCCGAGCTGGTGAGCAACGCGGTGACGCACGCGGCGGTGCTCTCCCCGGAGGTCTCCACCGAGCTGACCATCGGGGACGGCCGGGTGCGGATCGCGGTGGAGGACGGGCACCCGTACCGGCCGAAGGCGCAGGAGAGCGACCTCGGCCGGCTGGGCGGGCGCGGCCTGCTGCTGGTGAAGAGCGTGACGCTGCAGGCGGGCGGGGTGTGCGACGTGGAGCGGACGGCGGACGGCGGGAAGGTGATCTGGGCGTCGCTGCCGCTGCCGGAGGCGGCCGACCCCGAGCCGGAGGACGGTCCGGACGCGGCGGTCGACCTCGACCTCTGGCGGCACTGA
- the idi gene encoding isopentenyl-diphosphate Delta-isomerase yields the protein MSPAISQTDVPAELSTTTEILLELVDDEGVTIGTGEKLWAHQQPGRLHRAFSVFLFDRQGRMLLQRRALGKYHSPGVWSNTCCGHPYPGEQPFVAAARRTAEELGLAPALLCEAGTVRYDLPDEASGLIEREWNHLFVGLVTTDVAPDPDEVESTRFVTAAELRELQAEKPFSVWFRTVFEAALPGIREIAGRDW from the coding sequence ATGAGCCCCGCGATCAGCCAGACCGACGTTCCGGCCGAGCTCTCCACCACCACCGAGATCCTGCTGGAACTGGTCGACGACGAGGGCGTCACCATCGGCACCGGCGAGAAGCTCTGGGCCCACCAGCAGCCCGGCCGACTGCACCGGGCCTTCTCGGTCTTCCTCTTCGACCGCCAGGGCCGGATGCTGCTCCAGCGCCGCGCGCTCGGCAAGTACCACTCCCCCGGCGTCTGGTCCAACACCTGCTGCGGCCACCCCTACCCCGGTGAGCAGCCCTTCGTCGCCGCCGCCCGCCGCACCGCCGAGGAGCTGGGCCTGGCCCCCGCCCTGCTGTGCGAGGCCGGCACCGTCCGCTACGACCTCCCCGACGAGGCCTCCGGCCTGATCGAGCGCGAGTGGAACCACCTCTTCGTCGGCCTGGTCACCACCGACGTCGCCCCGGACCCGGACGAGGTCGAGTCGACCCGCTTCGTCACCGCCGCCGAGCTGCGCGAGCTGCAGGCCGAGAAGCCGTTCTCGGTGTGGTTCCGGACCGTCTTCGAGGCGGCCCTGCCGGGCATCCGGGAGATCGCCGGCCGCGACTGGTAG
- a CDS encoding ABC transporter permease: MSTLSDPVSLSSPRGEDAGLSPKELAAKYRLTVSGRRPGLFEYIRQLWARRSFITAFATARLVAQYTTAKLGQLWQVLTPLLNCAVFYLVFGVIMNSRDTVPVYIAWLCVGVFVFQFSQSAIQAGTRSISDNLGLIRALHFPRASLPIAFTVIQLQQLLISMVVLVAIVLLNGISPGMTWLLIVPALALQALFNTGLALVMARIGAKTSDISQLMPFLLRTWMYVSGVMYSVSGYIEKWPTIYQKLYSWNPATVYMDLMRYAFMPESFDKAKYPGGYDAAGNALPKALILPDHIWMMAAVWGVGAFVLGFVFFWKSEEEYGRG; the protein is encoded by the coding sequence GTGTCGACACTGAGTGACCCCGTCAGCCTCTCCTCACCGAGGGGAGAGGACGCGGGCCTGAGCCCCAAGGAACTGGCGGCCAAGTACCGGCTGACGGTCAGCGGCCGGCGGCCGGGCCTGTTCGAGTACATCCGGCAGCTGTGGGCCAGGCGGTCCTTCATCACCGCCTTCGCCACCGCCCGCCTGGTGGCGCAGTACACCACGGCCAAGCTCGGCCAGCTCTGGCAGGTGCTGACCCCGCTGCTGAACTGCGCGGTCTTCTACCTGGTCTTCGGTGTGATCATGAACAGCCGGGACACCGTCCCGGTCTACATCGCCTGGCTGTGCGTCGGCGTCTTCGTCTTCCAGTTCTCGCAGAGCGCCATCCAGGCGGGCACCCGGTCCATCTCGGACAACCTGGGCCTGATCCGCGCCCTGCACTTCCCGCGGGCCTCGCTGCCGATCGCGTTCACCGTGATCCAGCTCCAGCAGCTGCTGATCTCGATGGTCGTGCTGGTCGCGATCGTCCTGCTGAACGGCATCTCGCCGGGCATGACCTGGCTGCTGATCGTTCCGGCGCTCGCCCTGCAGGCCCTGTTCAACACCGGCCTGGCCCTGGTGATGGCCCGGATCGGCGCCAAGACCTCGGACATCTCGCAGCTGATGCCCTTCCTGCTGCGCACCTGGATGTACGTCTCCGGCGTGATGTACAGCGTCTCGGGCTACATCGAGAAGTGGCCGACGATCTACCAGAAGCTGTACTCGTGGAACCCGGCGACGGTCTACATGGACCTGATGCGCTACGCCTTCATGCCGGAGAGCTTCGACAAGGCGAAGTACCCGGGCGGCTACGACGCGGCCGGCAACGCGCTGCCGAAGGCGCTGATCCTGCCCGACCACATCTGGATGATGGCCGCGGTCTGGGGCGTCGGCGCCTTCGTCCTCGGCTTCGTGTTCTTCTGGAAGTCCGAGGAGGAGTACGGCCGTGGCTGA